The stretch of DNA TGAGGGTTTGCTTCTCTTGTGGATAATTTCCTTCTTTATTTTTGCTATTTCAAGTCTTTATCCTCGCATGGCTCTTAGACCTGGATCGGACATTGTAAGACATTTTTCATCTTCACAGCTGTTAGCTTTAGCCCCAGACGCTTACTCATCAGCTTATCCATGGTTTCACGCAACATGGGCAACTGTATACGAATTATCGAACACACCTATGGATATTTACCAAACAGCTCTAGCATATCTAAGCATAATGGTAATATTCTCTTTTTATGCTATGGCCAATATTTATTTAAAGGATATTGATAAGCGTGCTCCAGCGCTTGCTACGGTTTTCTTCTCGGTCTTTGCAGGTTTCGGATGGTTGTACTTTCTTAATCAAAAAATAATAATGGATGCTTCTTTATATTATGGATTGCTTTCTGAAACTATGGATAAGTCATATTGGGATGTGGGTTATAGCCAAGGCTGGATATGGCTATGGTACAGACCTTTAACGTTAGGTCTAACATTACTTTTTGTTCTCTTATACCTTCTTAGAAACCACAAGTTAAATAGGAAAATTTTCATTCTTGTCTTCTCCATGATATTACTAACATTAGTTTTCGTACATTTTTCAGAGGCAGTAGTGTTTATCATATTTTTACTATTTTTAAGTTTGTTAAAGCCAAATGTTGAATTGAGGCTCAAAGAGGCAATAATTTCTTCATCCATTGGGTTATTCATGAGCTTCATATTCGATGCTACATTAACGATATTTTCGCTTCCACAACTAGAATTATTATTCCTAATGGCAGTATGCATAATTTCTATGTTTTTAACACGTTTAGAGAAAATACCAAAAATCAAATTTACATCGTTCTCTTACTGGTTTACATCAAGTTTATGCATAATATATATCTGGCTAATAATAGCATGGTTCATCACAGCTAAGGATTTTAGTGTAACTTATGTTTCGACAGTACTAGGGGTGCCTTGGCAATTCTATCCAGTAATTTTAGGGCTTAGTGGATTATTTGCTATTCCAGCATCTCTTTTAATTATAAAATATTATTCAAAGCATCCTATTATAATCTTCATTTTCCTGCTCGTCTTTATAATTCCGTTTGGAAGAGTTATCACATATCTAAACATCAATATTTTAGATACTGGTTACTGGGAGAGAAGGTTTATACCGATAGCTTATGCTGCAACTTCGCTTTTAGCACCCATATCTATCCTTGAATTATTGAAGCATGCTCAGGCGAAGAAAAATAGCATAGTTGCCATCTTATTAGTAAGCTGCTTAGTTATTTCTGGTATTACATCTACTTTTTTAACATTAGACTTACAAAATTATTATACAAGCAGATATGCTTTGGGAAAAGATGATTTGAGAGTTATAGATGTGCTTAATAGTTTACCTGCAGATAAAGTTTTACTAACCGTTACAGGCAGTTCTCTATCAGTTGCAGGGTTTACGCCTTGCAGTTGGCTGATAAATTATTATCGTTATCAAATTTGGTCTGCAAAATATCCTGAACTACCCCTAAACGTACTTTACTCTATGAACCGGCCTGTTTGCCTGTTCTTAAGAGAACAAGATTTACAAGAGATTAACAGAAAATATGCGTCAAGCTACTTGAACATTCATTTCTTACCTGTATTCATGGAAAGTTGCTTAAGAAAAGGCACAAATGTTATGTTGCTACCGGAGATGACTGCGCCATCTTCCTATAGCACGACAATGCTCGTCCTACCTAAAGAACACGATCCCTCTATATGGTATTCATATGATGTATTGTCACTAGCGAATTACAACTATACAACTGTTCTGATAGATGATATTGCCATGCTCTCTAAGGCAGAGACGCTAATAGCCCCAACTGAAGATATAGCTATACAGCTTATTCAATACAAAGAGTTATTTAACCTTAAGTTTAAAAACCTATTAGTGTTAAATCTGAATGGGTATGGTAAACTGGCTGCTAACTATTTTTCTGGTGCGCAAATGAACTTGTCTTTAGACAGAGAATCAGAAAGGATGGCTCATCTTTTCATAGACGGATCGCAGACAAATAACATTACTTTAATAGTGTCTCCACTAGAATTTGAAATACGTTCTATTACTAATGGAAAGATTTTCACTTTATTAGATGAGGACATATATGGTTGGCTATGTACTGGAATGGGCTCAGGAAATATAAGTGCTCCGAAGATTAGTGTAAATTACGAAAATAAAATGGTTGGAAATGCCTCTATTAATATAGACGTAGGCTCAGGAAATTATGCTCAATGGCAAATCGCAAAAACTTTTCCTCAACCTATTAACGTTAAGGAATTTGACTTTATCTCATTCTATTGGTATGGACGTGGGGACGGCAAGGAATACGTGCTGCATTTTCACTCAACACCCCCAAGCAATTACTGGTACTGCTTCAAAGATACTTGGTATGGGTGGAAAAAAGTGTTAATTCCTATGCATATTCCAGATGGAGTATATACATTAAACGGCGTTTACTTTGCAAAGGCAACAAATGGAAACCCATCATGGAGCGATATTAGGAGAATTGAAATAAGAAATTCAGGATCCAACCTCAATGTAAATGGCACATTTCTAATTGATAATTTCGGTTTTGAATCAAGCCTAAATATAAATGTTAATCTTATCATAAAAGCACCTGTTGAAGCTTTCAGATTACTTAATTTCAATGGTGAAAGTTGGAGTGAAATTTTCGAATTAAAGCCAGGTTTTACACTACAAACTTCCAACTTTACTCTAATTAACGGCATGAAATCTCAAATTTTACTTGGAGAAAAACCCTCCTTAAGTGCAAGTATGACGAAAGAACAAGATGATTACTACATAAAAATCTCTATCAGATTGCCACCATACGCGGGTGACACACACTTCAGCTCGGCCAGAATGAAGATTATCCCGATAATTTCAAGAGTTAATGTAAAAGAGATAACTGATGGAAGAACTTCCATTTTACTCCCAAAGGAAATCTCTGTTACTCCACTCATTGCTAATAAAAATGTTATTTCCTGGTATAATGGAGAAAGGAGAGTGCCATTTGCTCTCACAGATAATTTGGATGATCTTAGGCTTATTTACATCAATATTTTCCCTCTTATTTCAGACATACGTTCAAATAGTAGTAATTATGAAATTCTTGGTAAGGTTTTGGATGTTAGCGACATAAATAGTTTTATTCAAAAAGCACAAAGAAGATCCGAGAACCCAGTCCAAGGAAATCTAGCGGCTTTTCAAAAAATCGAATTTGAAGGTGATGCAATCATACACTCTAACTCTTCCATAATCATTGAAAGTATGAATGATAACTTAGAGTTAAGGTGCAACAGCATAAGAATACCGAACATCTCGAGAATTACTTTACTTCAAGAAGGAAACATACTAAAAATGAAGGAAGGACATATATATCAAGGTTATGGTTTCTATTCAAATATGTATACAACTAGTTTGACGATTAGTACTGACAAAATAACTATAGGAAAATGCTTTTTAGAATTTAATAACGGGAGTTCCAAATTAATTGATATTAATGCACACGAAATAAAGATTGCGGGTACTTCTAACGTGCTGATGAGACAGCCAACCATTGATATAGAAGGAAACTGCAGTCTCTCTAAACTATACACTTTTGCTCTTTTATATAAGAGTATTGGAATAACAGGATATGATACAAAAATACAAGGTAAACTCATTTTAAACATAGTTTATGGAGATGTTTTTACTGTGGCAAACAATTTTATCTTCTACGGGAAAATAATCAGCGATTATAAAAAATATAACTATGATGAACTATACCCTCTAAAACAATCACTTCATGTACTTATCATAATCTGCCTGTTATACCTAAGTACTTTCGTAGTAAATAAAATCCATAAATGAGAAAGCATAAGCTAATTATATTCCTCATAAAACAGAAAATATTGAAAGACTTAGGAGCTGGGTGATTAGTTTGGGTAAGGAAAAAATAATCTTAATAGGACTTGATGGTTGTGATTTTAGAATATTAAAGCCATTAATAGAAAAAGGATATTTACCTACATTTTCTGAACTCTTAAAGAACGGGTGTCATGGAACTTTAATATCGACCCTACCGCCAAATACACTACCAGCTTGGACGAGCATATTTACTGGCGTTAATCCGGGTAAACACGGAATAACAGATTTCATCATTAAAGAAAATGGGCAATATAATATCGCTAATACTCGCTATAGAATGGTGGATAGCTTATGGACAATTCTTAGTAGGCGTAATGTGGAACAGATAATAATTAATGAACCAGTTACATTTCCTCCGGAAAAAATAAAGGGGATAATGCTTACAGGCTTTTTAACACCTCTTCAAGAAAGGAGAAAGAATTTTGCTTATCCTTCCTCAGTGATGGATGAAATAGAGAAAGTTTCTAATGGCTATAAAACGGAATTACCATTTGGATTTGAAGAAATAATTGCCAAGAGCAAGGATAAAGGCTTTCAGCTCATTTCGGAAGTTGCTGAAAATATCATAAGGACTACAAAATATCTAAGCAAGAATTATGATTGGCAATTACTAGCAACTATAATTACTTCAACCGATAGGTTGCAACATTTCTACTTTAATGATTTTGAGTACATAAGTTCCCACTACAAGCTTTTAGATAATTTTCTTAATGAAGTAATTAGTCATGAAGCCGAAGCAAATATACTTATAGTTTCAGATCATGGTTTTGGGCCTTTAGAAAAATGTTTTTACATAAACACATGGCTTAAAGATCAGGGCTTGGCGTCTGAAAATCGAAATTTGCTAAATGTTACTTTATCTAAATTTGGAATTACA from Candidatus Methanomethylicota archaeon encodes:
- a CDS encoding alkaline phosphatase family protein, giving the protein MGKEKIILIGLDGCDFRILKPLIEKGYLPTFSELLKNGCHGTLISTLPPNTLPAWTSIFTGVNPGKHGITDFIIKENGQYNIANTRYRMVDSLWTILSRRNVEQIIINEPVTFPPEKIKGIMLTGFLTPLQERRKNFAYPSSVMDEIEKVSNGYKTELPFGFEEIIAKSKDKGFQLISEVAENIIRTTKYLSKNYDWQLLATIITSTDRLQHFYFNDFEYISSHYKLLDNFLNEVISHEAEANILIVSDHGFGPLEKCFYINTWLKDQGLASENRNLLNVTLSKFGITYPKLVSMLMKMKLYNFLAKITPISVKRSIPTDSYSATIDFINSKIIYPSINGGLFINNPNINKDVSTLVKALLSITFNGENPIKHIYFRKEVLWGPYAYRGADIYLVPKYGYEISPRLVPLYLSPPLKFGDIRSGTHRPEGIFIAYGPDISRNIQLKEPLFTWDVAPLILHMLGLPIPSYMDGCVRKEIFREGSEPAVNFVKYEYGIGREWVKSRLNKLRKKVV